In Carassius carassius chromosome 2, fCarCar2.1, whole genome shotgun sequence, the DNA window TATTAATTTTATCTGTGTTAGTGTTGTAGTTTAAAACACAGGTGCTGGTTTTGCAATAGATATTTGAGTTCAGTGCGTTATTGTTTGCACAGCAAGCATGAGCTGAAGGGTATCTGTACAGTATGGCTTCAGGGCTTTCTTTGCACAGTAAAATGCTTGTTCACTTATTAAACATTTCACAAAAGAGTTTTCTCAAGGCATGCAAAACATGAAATATGACTCATTTAGACACTAAATCTTAAGAGACATAAGTGACCCAGTGTAAAAAGGTCCCAGAATCCTGCTGCAGAACCAGACTAAATCGTAAGGCCATTGATCCCCATCGCTGTGCCCTTGAGCGAGATCTTCTCACCTGTAGTTGCTCCTAGGGTTTGCTATTGTGACAGCTTTTTCACTTAACTTTCCTTCCTCCTTGGCATTGGCAAGAAAGAAATATTTTCTCTGTGTACTTTCCCTGTATAATGTTAACACAACAGCATTCCAAGTTTCAAGTTCCTTTTCATATATTCATGGTGAACCTGTAGATACTGTATAAAAGAGTGTTTTTATTCTTTCCGACTGGCATGCAGAAATATGACACCCTCACTCAGGACCATTCTGACTGTCTGCATCCCAACCTCTCTTTGTGAACACTCAGCAGCAATGCTTAAAATACCAGAGTGTGTCGCTCGCAAATATACTCTATCAATCTCACTCTAATTTTGCAACCAGGATGTTCCAAAAGGCATAAACACACAGCTGTAAACACAAGTGTCACACTCTCCTTTTAAACATATTCACAATCTGAAATCTGAGCCCTATGGTCCTATTTCCTCAGCACCCCATGACCAATGGCATCGATCGGGAACAGAGCACAGGCACCAGCCACCAACAGGAAGTGATGGCACGCGAGTTGTCTGTCAGTCACCTGAGGGATGAGATGAGGTACATCAGAGAGGTACGTGCAGAGACTTTTCCTAGCTAAATGTGACTTGTAACTAGAAGACTAGTTATTGCTTAACTAATTAGCAGATACTTGTTGCTATTCAGCAAGGAGACAACTTAAAACCATCCTTCTTATCTCAAAGGTACGTGACTCTTTGGAAAAAGTCAGAGAACGGATGTATGGCCAGTTTGGAGGGATGCAGCAGTCGGTGCAAACATTAACTCAGGAATTAAAGGTGAGCAAAACACAGCATGACAAATGTTTCAGGAAGGAATAATGCACCAGTcaccatacagtatatatatatatatatatatatatatatatatggacctaAAATATTGATCTGAAATTATTTtctaagttaaaataaataaaacaaattctacaaaataaaaatgtactaataATAGTTCTAAAAATAAATTTAGAATTTAGCTCAGGGATAAGACAAGCCCTgcaaattattacagtaatattaataGTGAAGTGCTTTGAGTAAACTACGAGACTTTTGCACAAAAGACTTTGGCCTGATTTGCAGTGCACGTTTCTGTGTGATTTTGTTGCAGTTGTGTATGAAACAAGAATATCCACAGAGTGATACAAGAGACATGAAAGCAAGGCCTTATTTCAATTACCTGCATGTTCCAGTTAACCAATCAATATTCCACAGAGCTGTGTGATAACACCTATGAATATTATCTACCACAAAACCTTACCCTGTCAGGcttcataaaaatacattttatagtgGTATGACAAGTTCTCAATGTGCTGACTGTGTTTGTCCCAGGCAGCCAACTCTCATAAGCGTTACCTGGAGTCAGAGGTGAGGACGAGAACGGGAGCTATGGAGAGCTTTGACCACATGAACAGCTCCCTCATATCTGCAAACATTGATCTACAGGTACACCATCAGTGTGGTCACTGCCAACTGACAAAGGCTTTCTGTTCAGAAAAACTCTTGACATTGTTTTTGAACATGCTTAGACTGGTCAACATTTAAATGTCACAAGggaaagatgtaaaaaaaaaaaaaaaaaaacgtcttctTTTTTTACTGCCAGCATACACATGCTTTTAGAAAGTAACTTTATATTTGTCCCTATGATTGATATAATGCGTATGTGCTGCTGCTGTTGATGATGGCTGTTTTAGAAATCATTGCTGGAAAGCTGTCAAAATCGTGTGGGGAACAGAGATGAGATGAAAGCTCTTCGCAGCTCGTTGGAGAAGACAGGGGAAAAACTTAAGGAAACGGAAAGACAGCTAGCAGCAGCACAGGCTGAAAACCAGACTCTCAAAAATCAGGTGCACCCACAGACACATATTACACGGCACTTTTACTATTATGCAGACCCTTCATGTTACAGACATTATAATACCATGTTCCTTTTCGTTATTGAAACATTCTCTTCAAATACAGAGAAACATTTCATGGTAGATAACGGAGATCTAACTAAAActactactagctactactaaaatgttcttcacactaagaaaaatacTAGTTCAGTGAAAGGGTCTTTGAGGTAGCCAGCATTGCTGTGAAAACCTTTCATTTTAAGCGTGTACTGTACATGGAATATTTGTGTTCAAAAGTTACAAGTGTCAATTCTTTACATAAATAGCATGGTTTTTCACATGTGACAACTAAAATGCTTTTTGGATGTAGGTCGAGACTTCTCAGGAGGCCAAGACTCAAGCTTTGAAAGAGTTGAGTGCTCAGCTACAGAGGGAATATGAGGAACAGCTGCAAGAACAGCAGAGGAAGTACAGAGAGGAGATAGAGGCTCTGCAGGTACAGATGTAACCGAACAGACACTCATAATGTCTTACAGTCCAACTAGTTCAACAAGAGCTGCACTGCATGCTAATGTGTAAAATGCATTCGCTTTAATGTCTGAGACTTTTGAAAGATTCTTATAACTACAGACACACTGTAAAAAAGACTACATTTGTGTTATACTGCACACGCAGGGCGTATGGATTCCAATCTCATAACAGGAAACATCTGTAGTTATTCACCAGGGAAGAGagaaaaatgttgtcattttttttcctaattaagggtgccatctagtggtgaaagtGAAGATTTCAGAGAGAATGAAGACAAAGACTGATGATCAGAGACAAATAAATGACTAGTTTTGACCTTTATGTTCACAGGCACAGCTTGATGACTACATGAGGAGGCTTGAGGAGGCCGAGAGGAATGCTCAGATAGCTGAGGCAAAGATCGCTGAAAGAGATCGAAGAATTGCAGAGGTTGAGAGGCTACTAAACTGCATGGCTCAGGTAAATAATATCAGTTGGCTCAGGCTTTGCCTGTTACCTCTGAAGGAAACTTTTTATACAGCACTTCTCTCTTTATAACAGGAGAAGGGTGACCTGATAAAAAAGCTTTGTGAATGTGAACAACGCTTGCATAGAATGGACCAAACTGACAATGCAGACAAAGCTGTGGCCAAACAGTAAGGCATTTAATGTATACCTAAACTATACTAAGTTTGCATCTGAAACCAGTGGTGATGTCATATTTCCTTAATTCAGGATGGTTTCAGTGGATGGTTTAAGATCTATAATATCCAGACACCATATAATAAGTATAAGTAGGG includes these proteins:
- the LOC132108618 gene encoding myocardial zonula adherens protein-like isoform X2, with product MLQNGRAGAISTTTTTEIPDLNERRLRRLRLTLRPEDSPKTQNESVSSGEKLVNGSWKNKNELMQRERPPGRESPQQEEKHPMTNGIDREQSTGTSHQQEVMARELSVSHLRDEMRYIREVRDSLEKVRERMYGQFGGMQQSVQTLTQELKAANSHKRYLESEVRTRTGAMESFDHMNSSLISANIDLQKSLLESCQNRVGNRDEMKALRSSLEKTGEKLKETERQLAAAQAENQTLKNQVETSQEAKTQALKELSAQLQREYEEQLQEQQRKYREEIEALQAQLDDYMRRLEEAERNAQIAEAKIAERDRRIAEVERLLNCMAQEKGDLIKKLCECEQRLHRMDQTDNADKAVAKQSEQLKVEAAELRERIKHLNDMVFSQQRKVKAMIEEVETLRAKVAQKDIFIAELLDRIALVECERASQTKAATRDIGVGCDLPIRSEELPYVTPVQPSPISSAMRSSSRLDYSLLKYTPGQYSSILLSRAVNTQETVTSPTQTAPLSSSSVQTSHEDGDSKSPTGSELSSTSSPRARTGPSQIYSPFMKLMEL